TGAATGCGAGCCGGGGCGAGGCGTCCCGCGCCGAGCCGCAGCGGACTGAGCCGAGCCGCAGTCAGCCGGTGTATCGTGAGCCGCCCCGCGCCGAGCCTTCTCGCTCGGAGCCGGCGCGGGCAGAGCGGTCTCGCGCGGAGCCTTCTCGCGCAGAGCCGCAGCGGGTGGAGCGTCAGGCGCCGCCCCAGCGCGCCGAGCCGCAGCGGGTGGAGCGGCAGGCGCCCCCGCGGAGTGAACCAGTGAGTCGCGCGGCACCGCCGTCGTCACCCCCGCCGGCGGCTCCGCCGGCCTCGACCTCGGGTCGGTCTCGCCCCAGGCCGTAGCGAGTTGCCGCTCGTGAAAACAATCAACCTCGGGTCGCCGTGCTGGCTGCCCGAGGTTGCTTCGTTCTGTCCGTCGCCCGCTTCAGCTCAACTGTGCGCGCGGGCGTAGGCGAGGCCCCACTCCATCAGCTCGGCGCTGCGCAGCCCGACGGCCATCGCCGCATCGATGGCTGCCTGCTCGTCCATCCCCTTGTCGATGATGAAGTAGGGAATCAGCGCGCCACCGACGCGGTTGGCCGAGGCGCAGTGGAGGATCGTCGGCGTGTCGGCATGGGCACGGACGGCGGCCAGGATGCGCTCGAGGAGTTCCGTGCTCAGCGCCCCGGAGTTGACCGGGATGTTGATGTACTCGATCCCCAGGTCGGCGAGGGTCGCGGCTTCATCGAAGGGACGCGGCTCCATCGGATCGCGCAGGTCGATGACGGCGGTGACACCGGAGGCCTTGGCGGCGGCGAAGTGTTCGGCGGAGGGCTGACCGGCCGTCGCCAACCAGGGGAGGGGCAGGGCGGCGTTGGTGGCACCCTGGATTGATTCCAGCATCGACATCGGTCTCGCTCCATCTTCAGGGGAGTCGAAGGTGCCCGGGAATATACCAAGCCGTCGGGGCGCCCCCGGGCTCGGTGGCGCTAGATTTCGGCATGTCCGCGATCACCGTCGCCCTGGCTCAGTTTCGCCCCACGAAGGGCGCCCCCGGTCCCAACCTCGACCGGATCGAGGCGCTCTTTCGCACGCTGGCGACCTCCCCGGAGCCGCCCAGCGTCCTGATCCTCCCCGAGGGGACGCTCACCGGGTACTTCCTTGAGGGGGGCGTCCACGAGCACGCCCTGACGGCCGACGTCCTGTTCACGATGCTGCAGGAACGGCACGCACGCTCCGGCGCCCCCCCGATGGAGGTCTGCCTCGGCTTCTACGAGCGCGGCATTGATCGGCTCTACAACTCGGCGATCTGGGCCGCCCTCGGTGGTGACGACGCCGGCATTCGTCACGTCCATCGCAAGATCTTCCTCCCGACGTACGGCGTGTTCGACGAGGAGCGCTTCCTCGACGCGGGGCGCGATGTGCAGGCATTCGAGGCGCGCATCGGCCGGGTGGCGATGCTGGTCTGCGAGGATGCCTGGCACTCCATCACGCCGACCATCGCGGCAGTCGATGGCGCGCAGTTCCTCGCCATCGTGGCGGCGAGCCCGGCGCGCGGCCTCGAACCCGATCCGGTGCACCCGGGCACGCCCAGTTCGATGGGGCGGTGGGAGCGGCTGGCGCGCGACATCGCCGGCGAGCACGGGATCTACGTGGCGCTGGCGCAGCTGGTCGGCTTCGAGGGCGGGAAGGCGTTTCCGGGCGGATCGCTGCTGACGGCGCCAAGCGGCGACGTGCTGGTGCGCGCGCCGCTCTTCGAGGATGCCACGATCCAGGTGACGCTTCCGCTCGACGAGATTGCGCGGGTGCGTTCCGGCGCACCGCTCCTGGCTGACCTGGAAGCACGTTTGCCGCACCTGATCGAGTCGCTGCAGCGGGCACGTGGTCGCGGCGGCGAGGGCTTCGTCCGCACGGCACCCTCGAGATCGACCCGGTCCTGACCACCACGTGGCTGGTCGAGTTCCTTCGGGATGAAGTCCAGCGGCGGCGAGGCTTTGCCAAGGTGGTGCTCGGCCTCTCGGGTGGCGTCGATTCGGCGGTGGTGGCATACCTCGCCGCCGCGGCCTTCGGGCCGGAACAGGTCACGGCCGTCCGGATGCCGTATCGGACCTCGAGCAGCGAATCGCTCGACCATGCGCGTCTGGTGGTCGACGCCCTCGGCATCCGCGAGCAGACCATCGACATCTCCGCGGCCGTGGATGGCTACGCCGCCGCGAGCGGCGACACGCCGACCGCCGCGCGCCTCGGCAACGTGATGGCGCGGACGCGAATGCTGGCGCTGTTCGATCGCTCGGCCGCGCTGAACGCGTTGCCGCTGGGCACCGGCAACAAGAGCGAACGCCTGCTCGGCTACTTCACCTGGCATGCCGACGACGCGCCACCGGTGAACCCCATCGGCGACCTCTTCAAGTCGCAGGTCTGGGCGCTCGCTCGTCACCTTGGCGTGCCCGACGCGATCGTGAACAAGCCGGCCTCGGCGGACTTGATTGTCGGGCAGACCGACGAGGCCGACTTCGGCATCCGCTACGATCGCGCGGATGGCATCCTCGACCTGCTCCTGCATGGCCACCTCGATGCCACGGTCGCCGCCGCCGGATATTCCCTCGAGGAGATCGCGCTGGTGCGCAAGCGGCTCGACGCGACCCACTGGAAGCGCAAGCTGCCGAGCGTGGCGATGCTGAGCCAGACGGCGATTGGGGAGTACTACCTGCGTCCTGTAGACTACTGACATCGATCATCGATGATCGATGATCGATCATCGATTGCCACGAGGACCAGACCCGTGAGTATTCCTGACTTTCGACCCATGTCCCACTCCCGCGGCGAGATCTCGACGCTGGTGATGCCGCACATGGCCAACATCCTCGGCGATCTCTTCGGCGGGAACCTGATGGCGATGGTCGATCAGGCGGCGGCGATTGCCGCGATCCGGCATGCGGGTGGTGCGGCGGTGACGGCGTCGATCCACCGTGTCGACTTCCGCGAACGGATCCCGATGGGGTCACTGGTGACCTGCCATGCCACGGTGGATTTCGTCGGCAACTCGTCGATGGACATCACGGTCGAGGTGTTTTCAGAGAAGCCGAGCACCGGCGAGAAGCGCAACACGCACACGGCGCACGTGGTCTTTGTGGCGATCGATGATTACGGCCGGCCGAAGCGGGTGCCGCGGCTCGTCGCCGAAAGCCCGGAAGAGCAGGCGCGCTACGCGGCGGCCGACGCGTACCGCCGGGAACACGGCACCAAGTGAGTCGGCGCCGTGCAGTGGTGGTGCTGAGCGGCGGCGGCGCCAAGGGCGCGGCGCACATCGGCGCGGCTCGTGCCCTGGCGGAGCACGACATCGAGGTGGTGCACTGGATCGGGACCTCGATGGGCGCCGTGATCGCGGCCGCGCTCGCGTCGGGGACACCGCACCAGGTGATCCTCGAGCGCTTCCTGGCCGTCAAGCGCGAGGACGTCCTCGCCCCGGACCGTGTGGCGCTCTTCCGCGGCATCTGGGCCAAGGCGCTGCTCAAGCCGGAGCCGTTCCGTCGGGCGATC
The Gemmatimonadota bacterium DNA segment above includes these coding regions:
- a CDS encoding beta-ureidopropionase, which codes for MSAITVALAQFRPTKGAPGPNLDRIEALFRTLATSPEPPSVLILPEGTLTGYFLEGGVHEHALTADVLFTMLQERHARSGAPPMEVCLGFYERGIDRLYNSAIWAALGGDDAGIRHVHRKIFLPTYGVFDEERFLDAGRDVQAFEARIGRVAMLVCEDAWHSITPTIAAVDGAQFLAIVAASPARGLEPDPVHPGTPSSMGRWERLARDIAGEHGIYVALAQLVGFEGGKAFPGGSLLTAPSGDVLVRAPLFEDATIQVTLPLDEIARVRSGAPLLADLEARLPHLIESLQRARGRGGEGFVRTAPSRSTRS
- a CDS encoding NAD+ synthase; protein product: MDPVLTTTWLVEFLRDEVQRRRGFAKVVLGLSGGVDSAVVAYLAAAAFGPEQVTAVRMPYRTSSSESLDHARLVVDALGIREQTIDISAAVDGYAAASGDTPTAARLGNVMARTRMLALFDRSAALNALPLGTGNKSERLLGYFTWHADDAPPVNPIGDLFKSQVWALARHLGVPDAIVNKPASADLIVGQTDEADFGIRYDRADGILDLLLHGHLDATVAAAGYSLEEIALVRKRLDATHWKRKLPSVAMLSQTAIGEYYLRPVDY
- a CDS encoding acyl-CoA thioesterase, which codes for MIDDRSSIATRTRPVSIPDFRPMSHSRGEISTLVMPHMANILGDLFGGNLMAMVDQAAAIAAIRHAGGAAVTASIHRVDFRERIPMGSLVTCHATVDFVGNSSMDITVEVFSEKPSTGEKRNTHTAHVVFVAIDDYGRPKRVPRLVAESPEEQARYAAADAYRREHGTK